A genome region from Anastrepha obliqua isolate idAnaObli1 chromosome 4, idAnaObli1_1.0, whole genome shotgun sequence includes the following:
- the LOC129244274 gene encoding putative nuclease HARBI1 has product MGYPQCIGAIDGCHIEIHPRKEEAIDYYNYKGWYSVVLLALVDAKYRFVYIHCGSPGRCNDSAIFEKSSLKRELQSCALLDELSLQYGSTKIPVHIIGDSAFRLSQHLMKPYPHSVTNTPEQKKIQL; this is encoded by the exons ATGGGCTATCCACAATGTATTGGAGCAATAG ATGGATGTCATATTGAAATTCATCCAAGAAAGGAAGAAGCCATTGATTACTACAACTACAAAGGGTGGTATTCCGTAGTACTATTGGCTTTGGTAGACGCAAAATATAGATTTGTTTATATACATTGCGGCAGTCCTGGAAGATGCAACGACTccgcaatttttgaaaaatcatcgCTAAAGCGCGAGTTGCAAAGTTGTGCACTTCTTGATGAATTGAGCTTGCAGTATGGATCCACAAAAATACCAGTCCATATTATAGGGGACTCTGCTTTTCGTCTCTCTCAGCATTTAATGAAGCCATATCCGCATAGTGTGACCAACACacccgaacaaaaaaaaattcaactataG